The following proteins are co-located in the Eublepharis macularius isolate TG4126 chromosome 5, MPM_Emac_v1.0, whole genome shotgun sequence genome:
- the SLC35C2 gene encoding solute carrier family 35 member C2 has translation MGAPPSPSASGAWARRAALTAGLVLLYYAFSIGITFYNKWIMKSFAFPLFMTLLHLLVIFGLSGAARAWRGRSAGAAARRARGPLLAWPGYLRRVAPAALSTALDVGLSNWSFLYITVSLYTMTKSSAVLFILLFSLLFKLEEPRAALVLVVLLVAGGLFLFTYRATQFEAQGFLLVLAASFLGGVRWTLTQMLLQKDELGLQNPIDTMFHLQPLMFLGLFPLFAAIEGLPLSSSEKLFRFHEVEKLMGLLGKLALGGVLAFGLGFSEFLLVSRTSSLALSISGIFKEVCTLLLATHLLGDRLSLLNWLGFAVCLMGISLHVALKARGARGQRGAKQHAESGASSDVELFLLQHQEEEEAESSPPR, from the exons ATGGGCGCCCCGCCGTCGCCCTCGGCCTCGGGGGCCTGGGCGCGGCGGGCGGCGCTGACGGCGGGGCTGGTGCTGCTCTACTACGCCTTCTCCATCGGCATCACCTTCTACAACAAGTGGATCATGAAg AGCTTCGCCTTCCCGCTCTTCATGACGCTGCTGCACCTGCTGGTCATCTTCGGGCTGAGCGGCGCGGCGCGGGCCTGGCGGGGCCGGAGCGCGGGGGCGGCGGCGAGGCGGGCGCGGGGGCCGCTGCTGGCCTGGCCCGGCTACCTGCGCAGGGTGGCGcccgcag cgCTGTCCACCGCCCTGGACGTGGGGCTCAGCAACTGGAGCTTCCTCTACATCACCGTCTCGCT CTACACGATGACCAAGTCCTCGGCCGTCCTCTTCATCCTCCTCTTCTCGCTGCTCTTCAAGCTGGAGGAGCCG AGGGCGGCGCTGGTGCTGGTGGTGTTGCTGGTGGCCGGCGGGCTCTTCCTCTTCACCTACCGGGCGACGCAGTTCGAGGCGCAGGGCTTCCTGCTGGTGCTGGCCGCCTCCTTCCTGGGCGGCGTCCGCTGGACCCTCACGCAGATGCTGCTGCAGAAGGACGAGCTGG GGCTCCAGAACCCCATCGACACCATGTTCCACCTGCAGCCCCTCATGTTCCTgggcctcttccctctcttcgcTGCCATCGAAG GCCTGCCGTTGTCCTCATCAGAGAAGCTCTTCCGTTTCCATGAGGTGGAGAAGCTGATGGGTCTACTAGGGAAGCTTGCCCTTGGGGGTGTGCTGGCATTTGGGCTGGGCTTCTCAGAGTTTCTCTTGGTGTCAAGAACATCCAGCCTCGCCCTGTCTATCTCTGGCATCTTCAAG GAAGTCTGTACTTTGCTGCTGGCTACTCACCTCCTGGGGGACCGGCTCAGCCTGTTGAACTGGCTTGGCTTTGCAGTGTGCCTCATGGGGATCTCCCTGCACGTGGCACTGAAGGCCCGTGGGGCCAGAG GACAAAGGGGGGCGAAGCAACACGCAGAGTCTGGCGCAAGCTCTGACGTGGAGCTGTTCCTGCTGCAGCatcaggaggaagaggaggctgagAGCTCCCCCCCGCGCTGA